The Sporomusa termitida genome has a window encoding:
- a CDS encoding heparan-alpha-glucosaminide N-acetyltransferase — protein sequence MSNAVRLVELDILRGIAILLMVIFHTIFDLAFFYNWPLNYLEGFWYYQGKAAALLFMLISGISNVLSRRPVRRGLIVFGTGLFITAITYCYNPAVYIRFGILHLLGAAMLATPLLNRGGALPLSLAGTAIIAIGNAFSQLTATTAWLLPFGLRPPEFTSLDYYPLLPWLGIILYGMVLGKLLYPAGQTRWPAAADYRFLRWLSWLGRRSLLIYLIHQPVILALLQIIKP from the coding sequence GTGTCCAATGCTGTCCGGCTTGTTGAACTGGATATTTTACGGGGAATAGCGATACTGCTTATGGTTATTTTTCATACCATATTTGATTTGGCTTTCTTTTATAACTGGCCGCTTAATTATCTGGAAGGTTTTTGGTACTACCAGGGCAAAGCTGCCGCCCTATTATTCATGCTGATCTCTGGCATCAGCAATGTTCTTAGCCGCCGGCCGGTGCGCCGCGGCCTAATTGTATTTGGCACAGGCCTGTTCATTACGGCCATTACCTATTGCTACAATCCTGCCGTTTATATCCGTTTTGGCATTCTGCATCTGCTGGGTGCCGCCATGCTTGCCACCCCGCTTCTGAACAGGGGCGGCGCTCTGCCGCTCAGCCTCGCCGGCACGGCAATAATTGCCATTGGCAATGCCTTTTCCCAGCTAACAGCAACCACTGCCTGGCTGCTCCCTTTTGGTCTCAGGCCACCGGAATTTACCTCTCTTGACTACTATCCCCTGCTGCCCTGGCTGGGTATTATCCTCTATGGCATGGTCTTAGGAAAACTATTGTACCCTGCCGGACAAACGCGGTGGCCGGCCGCAGCAGATTACCGGTTCCTCCGCTGGCTAAGCTGGTTAGGTCGCCGGTCTCTGCTTATCTATCTTATACACCAGCCGGTCATATTGGCACTCCTCCAGATAATAAAACCTTAG
- a CDS encoding DUF47 domain-containing protein, whose amino-acid sequence MGFGLKPREEKFYGYLLANTQLIRDAAEVLQEALNKDGDLFELMAQIDELEQKADENTAKIVGLLHKTFITPLDREDIYSIAHKLDDVIDCMQGTIERMELYNAGKASEGAKALAELVGKSAKQIDKAFSHLPEIKKQKDKLEERCARIIEYESQGDRLYRQEMAKLFRECKDPIEIIKWKEILLHLEETLDICEDIANLLKGVIVKYA is encoded by the coding sequence ATGGGATTTGGCTTAAAGCCCCGTGAAGAAAAGTTTTATGGTTATCTTTTGGCAAATACTCAACTTATTCGGGATGCGGCCGAAGTGTTACAAGAGGCGTTAAACAAAGATGGAGATTTGTTTGAATTAATGGCTCAGATAGACGAACTGGAGCAGAAGGCTGACGAGAATACGGCTAAGATTGTCGGCTTGTTGCACAAAACATTTATTACGCCCCTTGACCGTGAAGACATCTATAGCATTGCTCACAAACTTGATGATGTTATAGACTGTATGCAAGGCACGATTGAACGTATGGAACTCTACAACGCCGGTAAGGCATCAGAAGGGGCCAAAGCTCTTGCCGAACTGGTAGGTAAAAGTGCCAAGCAGATTGATAAAGCGTTCAGTCATTTGCCGGAAATTAAAAAGCAAAAAGACAAGCTGGAAGAGCGCTGTGCCCGGATCATTGAGTATGAGTCACAGGGAGACCGGTTGTACAGGCAGGAGATGGCCAAACTGTTCAGAGAATGCAAGGATCCTATTGAAATCATCAAATGGAAAGAAATCCTGCTTCATCTGGAAGAGACTCTTGATATCTGTGAGGATATCGCCAATTTATTAAAGGGAGTCATCGTAAAGTATGCCTGA
- a CDS encoding inorganic phosphate transporter, which translates to MPDMTLVYIVVFFALAFDYINGFHDTANAIATSVSTRALDPQYAVILAAILNFAGALYSTGVAKTIGGDLVKSASLVSQPVIISALFGAIVWNLITWWMGIPSSSSHALVGGVLGAVIVGAGFDAINLTGVEKIVLSLVLSPLIAMAGGYVIMIAMMWIFGRQEPGKLNTGFKKMQLLSASLMSFSHGSNDAQKAMGIITLALLSSGQIPELEVPLWTKIACATAMGLGTAAGGWKIIKTMGGKIFKLEPINGFAADMNSAMVIFAATNLHLPVSTTHVVSGSIMGVGSAKRISAVRWGVAQQMLFAWILTIPFSAVTSALMYKFLMLFL; encoded by the coding sequence ATGCCTGATATGACACTGGTTTACATTGTGGTCTTTTTTGCGCTGGCCTTTGACTATATCAACGGCTTTCATGATACAGCCAACGCGATTGCCACCTCGGTATCGACCCGGGCCCTGGACCCGCAGTATGCGGTAATACTGGCGGCGATTCTTAATTTCGCCGGCGCGCTCTATAGCACCGGCGTAGCCAAAACAATTGGTGGCGATCTTGTTAAATCGGCTTCGTTAGTTAGCCAACCGGTAATTATTTCCGCCTTGTTCGGTGCGATTGTCTGGAACCTGATTACCTGGTGGATGGGCATTCCCAGCAGCTCATCCCACGCCCTTGTCGGCGGTGTCCTGGGAGCAGTTATAGTAGGCGCCGGTTTTGACGCCATTAACCTTACCGGTGTTGAAAAAATTGTCCTCTCCCTTGTCCTGTCGCCGCTTATTGCGATGGCCGGCGGCTATGTTATCATGATCGCCATGATGTGGATTTTCGGGCGGCAGGAGCCGGGAAAGCTGAATACCGGTTTCAAAAAAATGCAGCTTTTATCTGCCAGCCTGATGTCTTTCTCCCATGGCTCCAACGATGCGCAAAAAGCTATGGGGATTATTACTTTGGCGCTTTTGAGTTCGGGGCAGATACCAGAACTGGAAGTCCCGCTGTGGACAAAAATCGCTTGTGCCACTGCCATGGGCCTGGGGACGGCGGCCGGCGGCTGGAAGATTATTAAGACTATGGGTGGTAAGATTTTTAAACTGGAACCTATCAATGGTTTTGCTGCCGATATGAATTCGGCAATGGTCATTTTTGCCGCTACAAACCTGCACCTGCCGGTCAGTACTACCCATGTGGTATCTGGCTCCATTATGGGGGTTGGTTCGGCCAAACGGATTTCCGCTGTGCGGTGGGGGGTAGCCCAGCAAATGCTGTTTGCCTGGATACTGACCATTCCGTTCAGTGCAGTAACAAGTGCACTTATGTATAAGTTTCTGATGTTATTCTTATAA
- a CDS encoding LysR family transcriptional regulator, with protein MDVSFELYKVFYHVAATLSFSEAATQLHISQSAVSQSIHLLEEKLNSRLFARTTKQVRLTPEGAMLFSFVEQAYQFLKTGERNIQDVHSLTRGELKIAASDTLCRYYLLSYLKQFNELYPAIKINITNRTSPVCTELVRKGLADISFVNLRHQSQLRTGERESKLAITKLNIIHDVFVAGKDYHSLHKRKLSIKDLVNYPILVLEKNTVTRSYFDDLLKRYNVSLTPEIELGSIDLLIDLAQIGLGIAFAPQEYMATQLAQEQLFRLAISEDIPPRYLGAVTNSTVPLPVAAQKFMHLITEANK; from the coding sequence ATGGATGTTAGTTTCGAGCTTTATAAGGTATTCTATCATGTAGCAGCAACACTAAGTTTTTCAGAAGCCGCCACGCAGCTGCATATTTCCCAGTCTGCTGTTAGTCAGTCGATTCACCTGCTGGAAGAGAAACTTAACAGCCGCCTGTTCGCCCGTACCACAAAGCAGGTAAGGCTGACCCCGGAGGGAGCTATGTTATTTTCCTTTGTGGAGCAAGCCTACCAATTCCTCAAGACAGGAGAACGCAATATCCAGGATGTTCATTCTCTGACCCGGGGCGAACTTAAAATTGCCGCCAGCGACACCCTGTGCAGATATTATTTACTATCTTACCTAAAACAATTTAATGAGTTATACCCTGCCATTAAGATCAACATCACCAACAGAACATCGCCGGTATGCACTGAACTTGTCCGCAAAGGTCTGGCAGATATAAGTTTTGTTAATCTGCGCCACCAATCACAGCTCCGGACAGGAGAACGGGAGAGTAAGCTTGCTATTACCAAACTAAATATAATCCATGATGTCTTCGTGGCAGGAAAAGATTACCATAGCCTGCATAAGCGGAAACTATCCATAAAAGATCTGGTAAATTATCCCATACTGGTTCTTGAGAAAAATACAGTTACCCGCAGCTATTTTGACGACCTGCTCAAGCGTTATAACGTATCTTTAACCCCCGAAATAGAGCTCGGCAGCATTGATTTGCTGATCGATCTGGCCCAAATCGGGCTTGGCATTGCCTTCGCCCCCCAGGAATACATGGCAACCCAGCTGGCACAAGAACAGCTTTTCCGCTTGGCAATTAGTGAGGATATCCCGCCCCGCTATTTAGGAGCTGTTACCAACAGTACTGTGCCGCTGCCGGTCGCAGCCCAGAAATTCATGCACCTGATTACGGAAGCCAATAAGTAA
- a CDS encoding phosphoribosylformylglycinamidine synthase, with protein sequence MKNIIRRIFVEKKPGFQIEAAGIYSDLKENLGIKGLQSVRVLHRYDISGLTEQEFTNAVHTIFSEPPVDLVYFENIDRQDTDHVFAIEYLPGQYDQRADWAAQSVQILTQQEPPAVNTAKVLILTGEISEHELLGIKGYCINPVEAREASLAKPDSLTMVCCVPSDVLAVNGFINKSPQDLLDFMNTQGLSMSFEDLTYCQQYFRDTERREPTITEIKVIDTYWSDHCRHTTFLTAIQSVSIAAGRFSRPVETAYQAYLKSREFVYNDQEKDVSLMDIATVAMKELKKQGQLTDLDESEEINACSIVVPAAVDGRTEDWLVMFKNETHNHPTEIEPFGGAATCLGGCIRDPLSGRSYAYQAMRVTGSGNPRTALGATLPGKLPQRKITTSAAAGYSSYGNQIGLATGQVTEIYDEGYIAKRLEIGAVMAAAPKENVVRAIPEPGDVVILVGGRTGRDGCGGATGSSKAHTEESLMNCGAEVQKGNPPTERKIQRLFRQRTVSTMIKRCNDFGAGGVSVAIGELTDGLNINLDAIPKKYEGLTGTELAISESQERMAVVVAAANAQQFIDYADAENLEATIVATVTGNNRLQMIWRGQAIVNISRDFLNTNGVKQHTAAAVAAPSANSYFERLPGPAGKSLADLKAAWLVMLQNLNICSQKGLVERFDSSIGAATVLMPFGGKYQDTPVEGMVAKLPVLAGDTTTGTIMTHGFNPGLAAWSPFHGAVYATIEAVAKVVALGGDCRTVRLTLQEYFEKLDKDSAKWGKPFSALLGAFYAQKQLGIPAIGGKDSMSGTFKELTVPPTLVAFAVTAVDVRRVISPEFKLTGSNVILVRARRDENELPDFAALITAYDCVHQLAAAGKILAAYTVKLGGVAEAVSKMAFGNRIGIKFTAAVTENSLFTPDYGSLVLELPAAVQLEQELTGLDYTLIGKTTATPVISVNSTEISIEEALAAWEQTLAKVFPVRSELVDGEPAQFTYHHRRNTHRPAVGIAKPNVLIPVFPGTNCEYDTAKAFAQAGARPEILVIRNRTAAQVEESISVLARKVATAQIVMLPGGFSAGDEPDGSGKFIAVMFRNPRVKAALTELLQQRDGLMLGICNGFQALIKLGLVPYGEIRDLTATSPTLTFNKIGRHISCMVNTKVVSTLSPWLSHTQTGDVFVIPASHGEGRFYATEAEISRLAANGQIATQYVDLAGRATYDGKFNPNGSCHAIEAITSPDGRVLGKMGHSERTGSSVAVNIPGSKDQQLFRAGVKYFR encoded by the coding sequence GTGAAAAATATAATACGTCGAATATTTGTCGAGAAGAAGCCTGGCTTTCAAATTGAGGCGGCAGGTATTTATTCTGATCTTAAAGAGAATTTAGGGATAAAAGGCTTACAGTCGGTGAGAGTACTGCACCGCTATGATATATCCGGTTTGACGGAACAGGAATTTACCAATGCCGTTCATACTATTTTCTCCGAGCCGCCTGTAGACCTTGTCTATTTTGAAAACATTGACCGCCAAGACACCGACCACGTATTTGCCATAGAATATTTACCGGGGCAGTACGACCAACGGGCAGACTGGGCGGCACAAAGTGTGCAGATATTAACGCAGCAGGAACCGCCGGCAGTGAACACGGCGAAAGTTCTTATTCTGACAGGCGAAATTAGTGAGCACGAATTATTAGGAATCAAGGGTTATTGCATTAATCCGGTTGAAGCGCGGGAAGCCTCACTGGCAAAACCGGACTCTCTAACTATGGTATGTTGTGTTCCCAGTGATGTATTGGCGGTAAATGGTTTTATTAACAAAAGTCCGCAAGACCTGCTAGATTTTATGAACACCCAGGGTTTGTCAATGAGCTTTGAGGATTTGACTTATTGTCAGCAATATTTCCGGGATACCGAGCGCCGTGAGCCGACGATCACCGAGATTAAAGTAATCGATACGTATTGGTCAGATCACTGCCGGCATACGACGTTCTTAACCGCGATTCAGTCGGTTTCGATTGCCGCGGGCAGGTTCTCCAGGCCGGTCGAAACGGCGTATCAGGCGTATTTAAAATCCCGGGAATTTGTCTATAACGACCAGGAAAAAGATGTCAGCCTGATGGATATAGCCACTGTGGCGATGAAAGAGCTGAAAAAACAGGGACAGCTTACTGATCTGGATGAATCGGAAGAAATCAATGCCTGCAGCATTGTTGTACCTGCTGCTGTCGATGGCCGGACGGAAGACTGGCTGGTCATGTTCAAAAATGAGACACATAATCACCCCACCGAAATTGAGCCATTTGGAGGAGCGGCTACCTGTCTGGGCGGCTGCATCCGTGATCCCCTGTCAGGCCGTTCTTATGCTTATCAGGCAATGCGTGTTACCGGCAGTGGTAATCCCCGGACTGCGTTAGGAGCCACGTTGCCGGGCAAGCTGCCGCAGCGGAAAATAACGACAAGTGCAGCGGCCGGGTATAGTTCCTACGGGAATCAGATTGGTCTGGCAACAGGCCAGGTGACTGAGATCTATGATGAGGGTTATATTGCGAAACGGCTGGAAATTGGGGCGGTCATGGCGGCTGCGCCCAAAGAGAATGTTGTGCGCGCCATTCCTGAACCAGGCGATGTTGTTATTCTGGTTGGGGGCCGTACCGGCCGGGATGGCTGTGGGGGAGCAACCGGCTCCTCCAAGGCTCACACGGAGGAATCGCTTATGAATTGTGGGGCCGAAGTCCAGAAAGGAAACCCGCCTACGGAGCGTAAAATCCAGCGCCTGTTTCGCCAGCGTACAGTCAGTACCATGATCAAACGCTGCAATGATTTCGGTGCCGGCGGCGTGTCGGTGGCCATCGGTGAGCTGACTGACGGCCTGAATATTAATCTGGATGCCATCCCCAAAAAGTATGAGGGTCTTACAGGTACTGAGCTTGCTATCTCGGAATCACAGGAGCGGATGGCGGTAGTGGTCGCCGCGGCCAATGCGCAGCAATTTATTGATTATGCCGATGCGGAGAACCTGGAGGCGACTATTGTTGCTACCGTTACTGGCAATAACCGGTTACAGATGATATGGCGCGGCCAGGCTATTGTCAATATCAGCCGGGATTTTTTGAATACGAATGGCGTCAAACAGCATACCGCGGCAGCTGTGGCTGCTCCGTCGGCAAACAGCTATTTTGAAAGGTTGCCGGGGCCGGCTGGTAAAAGCCTGGCAGATCTTAAGGCCGCCTGGCTGGTTATGCTGCAAAACCTTAATATCTGTAGTCAGAAGGGGCTTGTTGAGCGTTTTGACAGCAGTATTGGCGCCGCGACTGTACTGATGCCCTTTGGCGGCAAATACCAGGATACGCCGGTGGAAGGCATGGTTGCCAAGCTGCCTGTGCTGGCAGGAGATACAACGACGGGGACAATTATGACCCATGGGTTTAATCCCGGCCTCGCGGCCTGGAGTCCTTTCCACGGTGCGGTTTATGCTACAATTGAGGCTGTTGCCAAGGTTGTCGCCTTAGGGGGGGATTGCCGCACAGTCAGGCTGACTTTACAGGAATACTTTGAAAAGCTGGACAAGGACAGCGCAAAGTGGGGCAAGCCCTTCAGTGCGTTACTGGGCGCATTTTACGCCCAAAAACAGCTGGGGATTCCGGCTATCGGCGGCAAAGACAGCATGTCAGGCACCTTTAAGGAGCTTACTGTGCCGCCTACCCTGGTAGCTTTTGCGGTAACGGCAGTTGACGTGCGGCGTGTTATCTCCCCGGAGTTTAAGCTGACCGGGAGCAACGTGATTTTGGTCCGGGCCCGGCGGGATGAAAACGAGCTGCCTGACTTTGCGGCCTTAATTACGGCGTATGATTGTGTGCACCAGCTGGCCGCCGCCGGCAAAATTCTGGCAGCTTATACCGTAAAACTGGGGGGAGTGGCCGAAGCTGTCAGTAAAATGGCATTTGGCAACCGCATTGGCATCAAGTTTACCGCCGCCGTTACGGAAAATTCCTTGTTTACCCCGGATTACGGTTCGCTGGTGCTGGAACTGCCGGCGGCTGTACAGCTGGAGCAGGAACTCACCGGTCTGGATTATACCTTGATCGGTAAGACCACAGCCACCCCTGTTATTAGCGTTAATAGCACTGAAATCTCTATTGAAGAAGCTTTGGCCGCCTGGGAGCAGACGCTGGCAAAAGTGTTTCCTGTCCGGTCTGAGCTGGTTGATGGTGAGCCGGCCCAATTTACCTATCATCACAGGCGCAACACTCACCGGCCGGCTGTCGGTATTGCCAAGCCGAACGTGCTGATTCCGGTTTTTCCCGGTACTAACTGTGAATATGATACGGCAAAAGCGTTTGCGCAGGCCGGAGCCCGGCCGGAAATCCTGGTAATCCGCAACCGGACCGCGGCTCAGGTTGAAGAGTCTATTAGTGTGCTGGCCCGGAAAGTAGCCACTGCCCAGATTGTTATGCTTCCAGGGGGATTTAGTGCCGGGGACGAACCCGATGGTTCCGGCAAGTTTATCGCCGTCATGTTCCGTAATCCCCGGGTAAAAGCAGCCCTGACTGAGCTCTTGCAGCAGCGTGATGGTTTGATGCTGGGTATTTGCAATGGTTTCCAGGCGCTTATTAAGCTGGGGCTTGTTCCTTATGGCGAAATCCGTGATCTGACTGCAACCAGTCCGACGTTAACTTTTAATAAAATTGGCCGGCATATTTCGTGCATGGTCAATACTAAGGTTGTTTCTACCTTGTCGCCCTGGCTGAGTCATACTCAAACCGGTGACGTGTTTGTTATTCCCGCGTCGCACGGAGAAGGCCGGTTTTATGCCACCGAAGCGGAAATCAGCCGGCTGGCGGCAAATGGCCAAATTGCTACCCAGTACGTCGATTTGGCTGGCCGTGCCACTTATGACGGTAAATTTAATCCGAACGGCTCTTGCCATGCCATTGAGGCAATTACAAGCCCCGATGGGCGGGTACTGGGAAAAATGGGACATTCCGAGCGGACCGGCAGCAGCGTAGCCGTCAATATTCCCGGGAGCAAAGACCAGCAGCTGTTTAGGGCCGGCGTTAAATATTTCAGGTAA
- a CDS encoding ABC transporter substrate-binding protein gives MTAVKRFRTAVLPIFLLITLFVAGCVDRAPVKIGFVAGLTGRQSDIGVAGRNGVILAVEEINKAGGIAGRQVELIVKDDKNDPAVVRRVDAELINTGVRTIIGHMTSVAAVASLPVIAGGKALIISPTARADSLSGHDDFLITVMPPLSVSAQAQASYAVDALGLNKMAVIYDITNGDFSQSWLQAFTAKYEELGGTVAITYPFISGKSVDYVKLANTVGGCWPEGVLIIAGAVDAALLSQWLKKNQPAVPLFSSSWAMTDDFIHHGGSAVEGVVFSSPFIPDPRGLSYSRFVRVYQERFGSRPNYAAAYGYEAAQLLAAGIKQAGNTEAQAVKAAILAQGQFPGLWSEIVINATGDSQRLGGLITVKDGQFTPLIN, from the coding sequence GTGACAGCTGTGAAACGTTTTCGGACGGCAGTTTTACCAATATTCCTGCTCATAACCCTGTTTGTTGCCGGCTGCGTTGACCGGGCGCCGGTTAAAATCGGTTTTGTTGCCGGTTTGACCGGCCGTCAGTCTGATATTGGGGTTGCCGGCCGCAACGGGGTAATTCTGGCGGTTGAGGAAATAAATAAGGCCGGCGGTATTGCCGGCCGCCAGGTGGAACTTATCGTTAAGGATGACAAGAATGATCCTGCTGTAGTCCGCCGTGTTGATGCAGAACTCATCAATACCGGTGTACGAACGATTATTGGGCATATGACCAGTGTGGCAGCAGTAGCTTCACTGCCGGTAATTGCCGGTGGCAAGGCTCTGATTATAAGCCCGACGGCGCGGGCGGACAGTCTGAGCGGTCATGATGATTTCCTGATTACCGTGATGCCGCCGCTTAGTGTTTCGGCGCAAGCGCAGGCGTCTTATGCGGTTGATGCGCTGGGCCTTAATAAAATGGCGGTTATTTATGATATTACCAATGGTGACTTCTCTCAGTCCTGGCTGCAGGCTTTTACAGCTAAATATGAAGAACTTGGCGGCACGGTTGCGATTACATACCCGTTTATATCAGGCAAGAGCGTGGATTATGTGAAGCTGGCAAACACTGTTGGCGGCTGCTGGCCTGAGGGTGTACTTATCATTGCCGGCGCGGTGGATGCTGCGCTTCTTAGTCAATGGCTCAAAAAGAATCAGCCGGCTGTTCCATTATTTTCCAGCAGTTGGGCTATGACTGACGATTTTATTCACCACGGCGGCAGTGCGGTGGAAGGGGTAGTTTTTAGCAGCCCCTTTATACCCGATCCCCGGGGGCTGTCTTACAGCCGGTTTGTCCGTGTTTACCAGGAGCGATTTGGCAGTCGGCCCAACTATGCGGCTGCTTATGGCTACGAGGCTGCGCAATTGTTAGCGGCAGGTATTAAGCAAGCCGGCAATACCGAAGCGCAGGCTGTCAAGGCCGCCATTCTAGCTCAGGGACAGTTTCCGGGGCTATGGAGTGAGATTGTTATTAATGCGACAGGTGATAGTCAACGGCTTGGGGGGCTGATTACTGTAAAGGACGGTCAGTTTACTCCCCTGATTAATTAA
- a CDS encoding sensor histidine kinase produces the protein MNKIAGSLKRVMTFNFIVAAAVPILVISVITITLLSRSMGEQVIKYNTQMANDLVKGTEDFLAMADAVIRQAATTLAAGGFDNRQIQYYLDTLVASHPYLDAVHVVDEDGHSVFVSPFDPSYTTLDLSRQPFFQETKRTAQVHWSTTFISQHTGQPTLTITRPTGSGMVVGYINLSKLNELAAKGDGNQHSWAAILDTEGTFIGHSDREQVYQRNIGDREFITTALAGKARTMSFRQGRDNYLITVDVVTPTGWPVLVAQRTDIAFAPVNNTRNIFIAGSLLALGLAVVIAMGNLKRILLPLDVFTRKTLQVASGNYNLPLERYEFTEINTISEHFQSMAEAVRLREDELRRQQLELANYMRTLERSNRELDQFAYVVSHDLKAPLRAIANLSQWLEEDLEGSLEAEARHKLELLQGRVQRMENLIAGILEYSRIGRIKAAAEPVKVGNLIAEVLEDLAPVGGLRVQFDTEMPEIITARVRLKQVFANLIGNAVRHHNKPDGHIWITVSDLGSWLEFSVADNGPGIAADYHHKIFEIFQTLQPRDTLESTGVGLALVKKIVEGQGGSVRIISAEGQGANFIFTWPKAVKEE, from the coding sequence ATGAACAAGATTGCAGGCAGCCTAAAACGGGTTATGACCTTTAATTTTATCGTCGCCGCTGCGGTGCCGATCCTTGTTATCAGCGTGATTACCATTACGTTGTTGTCTCGCAGTATGGGTGAGCAAGTCATTAAATATAACACGCAAATGGCTAATGATCTGGTAAAAGGTACCGAGGATTTCCTGGCGATGGCTGACGCTGTCATCAGGCAGGCCGCCACTACCCTGGCTGCAGGCGGTTTTGACAACCGCCAGATCCAGTATTATCTTGACACCCTTGTTGCCAGCCATCCCTATCTGGATGCCGTACATGTGGTTGATGAAGATGGTCACTCGGTCTTTGTTTCGCCTTTTGATCCCAGTTATACGACACTGGATCTGTCAAGGCAGCCTTTTTTTCAGGAGACTAAGCGAACCGCCCAGGTGCACTGGTCAACTACCTTTATCTCACAGCATACTGGTCAGCCGACTCTAACGATTACAAGGCCAACCGGAAGCGGCATGGTCGTCGGCTATATCAATTTAAGCAAACTGAACGAACTGGCCGCGAAAGGCGACGGCAATCAGCATAGTTGGGCTGCTATTCTTGACACTGAAGGCACTTTTATCGGGCACAGTGACCGGGAACAGGTGTACCAGCGCAATATTGGCGACCGGGAATTTATAACAACTGCCCTGGCTGGCAAGGCTAGGACTATGAGTTTCAGGCAGGGGCGGGACAATTATCTTATTACTGTTGATGTCGTTACGCCAACAGGCTGGCCGGTCCTTGTAGCCCAACGGACCGATATAGCCTTTGCCCCGGTGAATAATACCCGGAATATATTTATTGCCGGTTCACTGCTGGCTTTAGGGTTAGCAGTTGTTATTGCCATGGGCAACCTAAAAAGGATTTTACTGCCGCTTGATGTATTTACCCGTAAAACCCTACAAGTAGCGTCGGGCAATTATAATCTGCCGCTGGAGCGTTACGAATTCACGGAGATAAATACAATTTCAGAGCACTTTCAGTCAATGGCCGAGGCTGTGCGTCTGCGTGAGGATGAGTTGCGGCGCCAGCAGCTGGAATTGGCTAATTACATGCGGACACTGGAGCGCAGCAACCGGGAACTTGATCAGTTTGCCTATGTCGTTTCCCACGACCTGAAGGCGCCGCTGCGGGCCATTGCCAATTTGTCACAGTGGCTGGAAGAGGATTTAGAAGGCAGTCTTGAGGCTGAAGCCCGGCATAAGCTGGAGCTTTTGCAGGGCCGGGTCCAGCGGATGGAAAATCTGATTGCAGGGATACTGGAATATTCACGCATTGGCAGGATTAAAGCGGCCGCTGAACCGGTGAAGGTCGGCAATCTGATTGCTGAAGTGCTCGAAGACCTGGCCCCTGTCGGCGGACTGCGTGTTCAATTTGACACGGAAATGCCGGAGATTATCACTGCCAGGGTCAGGCTCAAGCAGGTATTTGCTAATCTTATCGGTAATGCTGTCCGCCATCACAACAAGCCGGACGGCCATATATGGATAACCGTCAGTGATTTAGGGAGCTGGCTTGAGTTTAGTGTGGCTGATAACGGTCCGGGCATTGCCGCCGATTATCATCACAAGATTTTTGAAATATTTCAAACCCTGCAGCCGCGGGATACCCTGGAAAGTACGGGGGTTGGTCTCGCTCTTGTCAAAAAGATTGTGGAAGGACAGGGCGGTTCGGTGAGAATTATTTCAGCTGAAGGTCAGGGCGCCAACTTTATTTTTACCTGGCCTAAAGCTGTAAAGGAGGAATAA
- a CDS encoding VOC family protein: MFAVAHIGLVVTNADQSLAFYTRILGCQVEDQYEDERIRLIFIKSGQLTIELIQYQADSVPVRSAGRVDHIAFFVNDITAEIAKLRQHKIPLLFEQPQIVGKQKIMFFTGPDGERLEFVQKLQ; the protein is encoded by the coding sequence TTGTTTGCGGTTGCGCATATCGGCCTAGTGGTTACCAATGCCGATCAATCACTGGCGTTCTATACCAGGATTTTAGGTTGCCAGGTGGAGGACCAATACGAGGATGAACGCATTCGCCTTATCTTCATTAAGTCAGGCCAGCTGACGATCGAGCTTATCCAATATCAGGCAGACTCTGTTCCTGTCCGCAGTGCGGGACGGGTTGATCATATTGCTTTTTTTGTAAACGACATCACTGCCGAGATTGCCAAACTCCGGCAGCATAAAATCCCTTTGTTATTTGAGCAGCCGCAGATAGTCGGCAAACAAAAAATTATGTTTTTCACCGGTCCTGATGGTGAGCGCCTGGAGTTTGTACAAAAATTACAATGA